In Sulfitobacter sp. W027, a single window of DNA contains:
- a CDS encoding Do family serine endopeptidase, producing MNQTLSKAPRAAALALSAAVAATPMLALAPTAALAVPPGGYADLVEAVSPAVVFIEVTAKQQNAQIQQQLPPGMPEELRRRFEQMLPDQPGAEATPRQGLGSGFIISEDGQIVTNHHVVAGAETVTVKLADGRSFDAEVVGSDAMTDIALLKVKADVDLPKVDFGTSKTLRVGDEVVAVGNPFGLGGTVTSGIVSALSRDIQAGPFDDFIQTDAAINRGNSGGPLFNNDGEVVGVNTAILSPGGGSVGIGFSVPSDLVQTIVADLADDGLVERGWLGVQIRQMTPEVANVLGYDEPRGAVIEAISEDSPAAKAGLKKGDIILSFGDTEIDDLRDLTRAVATTSPETATEVVVLRKGAETTLDVTVGALEPKPA from the coding sequence ATGAACCAGACCCTTTCCAAGGCCCCCCGCGCCGCCGCCCTTGCGCTGAGCGCCGCCGTCGCCGCGACCCCAATGCTGGCACTTGCGCCCACTGCGGCGCTGGCCGTTCCGCCGGGTGGCTATGCTGACCTTGTCGAGGCCGTTTCTCCCGCCGTGGTCTTTATCGAAGTGACCGCCAAACAACAAAACGCGCAGATCCAGCAGCAGCTTCCCCCCGGCATGCCCGAAGAACTGCGCCGCCGGTTCGAGCAGATGTTGCCCGACCAGCCCGGTGCCGAGGCGACTCCGCGCCAAGGTTTGGGGTCCGGCTTCATCATCTCCGAAGACGGTCAGATCGTGACCAACCATCATGTCGTGGCAGGCGCTGAAACGGTAACTGTGAAACTTGCCGATGGTCGTAGCTTTGACGCCGAAGTGGTCGGCAGTGATGCGATGACCGACATCGCGCTGCTCAAAGTCAAAGCGGATGTGGACCTCCCTAAGGTGGACTTTGGCACGTCCAAAACCCTGCGCGTCGGCGATGAAGTCGTCGCCGTGGGCAACCCCTTTGGCCTTGGCGGCACCGTGACCTCAGGCATTGTTTCGGCTCTGTCGCGTGACATCCAGGCCGGGCCGTTCGATGATTTCATCCAAACCGATGCGGCGATCAACCGTGGCAACTCAGGCGGGCCGCTGTTTAACAACGATGGCGAAGTCGTGGGCGTGAACACCGCAATCCTGTCGCCGGGCGGCGGCTCTGTCGGGATCGGCTTCTCGGTGCCTTCGGACCTTGTGCAAACCATCGTGGCCGATCTCGCCGATGACGGCTTGGTTGAGCGCGGCTGGCTGGGTGTGCAAATCCGGCAGATGACCCCCGAGGTCGCCAATGTGCTGGGCTATGACGAGCCGCGCGGCGCGGTGATCGAAGCCATCAGCGAGGACAGCCCTGCCGCGAAGGCGGGTCTCAAGAAAGGCGATATTATCCTGTCCTTCGGTGACACTGAGATTGACGATCTGCGCGACCTGACTCGCGCCGTCGCCACCACATCGCCCGAGACCGCGACAGAGGTTGTCGTGCTGCGCAAAGGTGCGGAAACAACCCTCGACGTAACCGTGGGCGCGTTGGAACCCAAGCCAGCGTGA
- a CDS encoding response regulator transcription factor, whose translation MKLLVVEDDATTSTYIARGLREEGHAVDVVADGRDGLVQATTGQYDVLILDRMLPELDGLTLLKTLRGAGNATPVLLLTAMGAVEDRIDGLNAGADDYLVKPFAFGELSARVNALARRPQALEQETTLRAGDLTMDLISRRVTRAGQEIDLLPREFALLEHLLRRKGRVQTRTMLLEAVWDISFDPMTNVVETHISRLRAKVDRPFDGELIQTVRGAGYRIDT comes from the coding sequence ATGAAACTGCTTGTTGTCGAAGACGATGCCACCACCAGCACCTATATCGCGCGGGGCCTGCGCGAAGAGGGGCATGCCGTGGATGTGGTGGCCGATGGCCGCGACGGGTTGGTGCAGGCCACCACCGGGCAATATGACGTGCTGATCCTTGATCGGATGCTGCCTGAGTTGGACGGGCTGACGCTATTGAAAACCCTGCGCGGGGCGGGCAATGCCACGCCGGTGTTGCTGCTCACGGCGATGGGCGCGGTGGAGGATCGGATCGACGGGCTGAACGCCGGGGCGGATGATTATCTGGTCAAGCCCTTTGCCTTTGGCGAACTGTCGGCGCGGGTGAATGCGCTGGCGCGTCGCCCGCAGGCGCTGGAGCAGGAAACGACCCTCCGCGCTGGCGACCTGACGATGGACCTGATCAGCCGCCGGGTCACGCGCGCGGGCCAAGAGATTGACCTGCTACCGCGTGAATTTGCTTTGCTAGAGCATCTGCTCCGCCGGAAAGGCCGGGTCCAAACGCGAACCATGCTGCTTGAGGCGGTCTGGGACATCTCCTTTGACCCGATGACTAACGTGGTGGAGACCCACATCAGCCGCCTGCGGGCCAAGGTCGACCGACCCTTTGACGGCGAGTTGATCCAGACCGTGCGCGGCGCGGGCTATAGGATCGACACATGA
- a CDS encoding HAMP domain-containing sensor histidine kinase: MKARLAGLWRSMPLRLALLLVLLFTIVSLLSLAASYAVTQRSFEQAIRADLAQDMAGFRAAPGAAALARLVEAESRETDPNRLILSYIGPNGRIYGNGAIARDNEGYHIVSIGAARAQYDGVYLTLTDTLYGGLLTIARSRAEITALREVFVNILLVSLLPTVLIALSGGLILARRSKRHVEVIRATLDRLTAGDLAARVSPGPRWSDDLLRIGEAVNQMARAQETSVAALRQVSLDIAHDLKTPIQRVSVHLDDLDRAEATGENRTEPLARARAELDGIAAIFQSLLQLAQVEQGDARAHFTPVDLTALCRTMVELYEPAAGEQGKRLICTLPKTPAHVTGDRALLGQMIANLIENALRHSGDAEAVDISLEQAAGQVTLSVADGGPGIPAQDRDKVLQRLYRLDRSRGTPGHGLGLALVDGVVKLHRARLELIDNAPGLRVVVTFDS; this comes from the coding sequence ATGAAGGCGCGGCTGGCAGGGTTGTGGCGTTCCATGCCGCTGCGGTTGGCGCTTTTGCTGGTGCTGCTTTTTACCATCGTCAGCCTGCTTAGCCTTGCGGCCAGCTATGCCGTCACCCAGCGATCGTTTGAACAGGCGATCCGGGCAGATCTCGCGCAAGACATGGCGGGCTTTCGCGCCGCCCCCGGTGCCGCCGCCCTTGCGCGGCTGGTCGAGGCGGAATCGCGCGAGACAGACCCCAACAGGCTGATCCTAAGCTACATCGGCCCTAATGGTCGTATCTATGGCAACGGGGCCATCGCGCGGGATAACGAAGGTTATCACATCGTCTCAATCGGCGCGGCGCGGGCGCAGTATGACGGGGTTTATCTCACGCTCACCGATACGCTTTATGGCGGGCTTTTGACCATCGCGCGCAGCCGGGCCGAGATCACCGCCCTGCGCGAGGTTTTCGTGAATATCTTGCTGGTGAGCCTGTTGCCCACGGTGTTGATCGCGCTTTCGGGCGGGTTGATCCTTGCCCGACGTTCCAAACGGCATGTCGAGGTGATCCGCGCCACGCTGGACCGGCTGACCGCAGGCGATCTGGCGGCAAGGGTATCGCCCGGGCCGCGCTGGTCGGATGACCTGCTGCGCATTGGTGAGGCGGTCAACCAAATGGCCCGGGCGCAGGAAACGTCGGTGGCAGCGCTGCGGCAGGTGTCGCTGGATATCGCCCATGACCTGAAAACCCCGATCCAACGTGTCTCGGTGCATCTGGACGATCTCGACAGGGCCGAGGCCACGGGCGAAAACAGAACCGAACCGCTGGCCCGCGCACGTGCCGAATTGGACGGCATCGCCGCGATCTTTCAATCTCTGCTACAACTCGCGCAGGTGGAGCAGGGCGATGCCCGCGCCCATTTCACCCCCGTCGATCTGACCGCGCTGTGCCGAACCATGGTCGAGCTTTATGAGCCCGCGGCGGGCGAACAGGGCAAGCGCCTGATCTGCACCCTGCCAAAGACGCCTGCCCATGTCACAGGCGACCGTGCATTGCTGGGTCAGATGATCGCCAATCTGATCGAGAATGCCCTGCGCCATTCTGGCGACGCCGAGGCGGTGGACATTTCGCTGGAACAGGCGGCGGGTCAGGTCACACTCAGTGTCGCAGATGGCGGCCCCGGCATTCCGGCGCAGGACCGCGACAAAGTGTTGCAGCGGCTCTACCGGCTTGATCGCAGCCGGGGCACGCCGGGCCATGGGCTGGGGCTGGCGCTGGTCGATGGGGTCGTGAAACTGCACCGGGCAAGGCTGGAACTCATCGACAACGCGCCGGGGCTGCGTGTGGTGGTGACATTCGACAGTTAG
- a CDS encoding cytochrome ubiquinol oxidase subunit I, with translation MLDGYTAEILARVQFAFTVSFHIIFPAFSIGLASFLAVLNALWLWKREETYLKLFNYWKKIFAVAFGMGVVSGIVMSYQIGTNWSVFSDKAGPVVGPLMAYEVLSAFFLEAGFLGIMLFGRKRVGDGLHMFATALVALGTLASATWILSVNSWMQTPAGFGINDVGQFVPEDWWAIVFNPSFPYRLVHMVLAAYLTTALVVGAVGGLHLLRDRADAAARTMFSMAMWMLLLVTPLQIFAGDMHGLNTLEHQPAKVMAMEGHYDSHPHGAPLILFGIPNPEEKRIDYAIEIPKLSSLILKHDLNAPLDGLDTIPDADEPPVAIVFWSFRIMIALGFAMLGLGLWAALARLRGRLYDAPLLHRLALLMGPTGFVAVLAGWITTEVGRQPFTVYGLLRTSDSLAPVEAPAVATSLIAFIVVYFFVFGAGTWYIVAMMRKPVVGHVLEDERDEAQGDGPILAVGEEAAVRDKGEES, from the coding sequence ATGCTCGACGGTTACACCGCCGAAATCCTAGCGCGGGTGCAGTTTGCATTCACGGTTTCGTTCCATATCATCTTCCCGGCTTTCTCAATCGGGTTGGCAAGTTTTCTGGCCGTGCTCAACGCGCTCTGGCTTTGGAAACGAGAAGAGACCTATCTGAAGCTCTTTAACTACTGGAAGAAGATCTTTGCCGTGGCCTTTGGCATGGGTGTCGTCTCGGGCATCGTCATGTCCTACCAGATCGGCACCAACTGGTCGGTTTTTTCTGATAAGGCCGGGCCGGTCGTCGGGCCGCTCATGGCCTATGAGGTGCTTTCGGCCTTCTTTCTTGAAGCCGGTTTCCTTGGCATCATGCTCTTTGGCCGTAAGCGGGTCGGCGATGGGCTGCATATGTTCGCCACAGCACTCGTGGCACTGGGCACGCTGGCCTCGGCCACATGGATCCTGTCGGTCAACAGCTGGATGCAGACCCCTGCGGGCTTTGGCATCAATGATGTCGGTCAATTCGTGCCCGAAGACTGGTGGGCGATCGTCTTTAACCCCTCCTTCCCCTACCGTTTGGTGCATATGGTGCTGGCGGCCTATCTGACCACGGCGCTGGTCGTGGGCGCGGTCGGCGGGTTGCACTTGCTGCGCGACCGCGCGGATGCAGCGGCGCGGACCATGTTCTCGATGGCGATGTGGATGCTTCTGCTGGTGACACCGCTGCAGATTTTTGCGGGCGACATGCATGGTTTGAATACGCTTGAGCATCAGCCTGCAAAGGTCATGGCAATGGAGGGGCATTACGATAGCCACCCGCACGGTGCGCCGCTGATCCTGTTCGGCATCCCGAACCCCGAGGAAAAGCGCATCGACTATGCCATTGAGATCCCCAAGCTGTCGTCGCTGATCCTCAAACACGATCTGAATGCGCCCTTGGACGGGTTGGATACGATCCCGGACGCGGATGAGCCACCGGTGGCGATTGTCTTCTGGTCCTTCCGCATCATGATCGCACTTGGCTTTGCGATGCTGGGGCTGGGCCTTTGGGCCGCGCTGGCGCGGCTGCGGGGGCGGCTCTACGATGCGCCGCTGTTGCACCGTCTGGCGCTGCTGATGGGGCCCACGGGCTTTGTCGCGGTGCTGGCAGGCTGGATCACGACCGAGGTCGGGCGTCAGCCCTTCACCGTTTACGGGCTGCTGCGGACCTCTGACAGTCTTGCGCCCGTCGAAGCGCCGGCGGTGGCAACCTCGCTCATTGCTTTTATCGTGGTGTACTTCTTCGTCTTTGGCGCGGGCACTTGGTATATTGTGGCGATGATGCGAAAACCCGTCGTGGGCCACGTACTGGAAGACGAGCGCGATGAGGCGCAGGGCGACGGGCCGATCCTTGCCGTGGGCGAAGAGGCGGCGGTCAGAGATAAGGGCGAGGAGAGCTAA
- the cydB gene encoding cytochrome d ubiquinol oxidase subunit II translates to MLGLELSFIWAGIIAGAVLIYVILDGFDLGVGLLFPMTKDESERNVMMNSVAPIWDGNETWLVLGGGGLFAVFPLAYAVVMPALYMPIILMLLGLIFRGVAFEYRWRTKRWKPLWDMAFFGGSLVASFCQGIALGALVQGIEIEGRAYAGGWWDWLTPFSILTGVAVTTGYALLGATWLNMKLEGRIQAHMRRLAWPLAVATLVFMGLVSLWTPFTDAVYFERWFAWPTALFSGIVPLLVALAAFGMLRGLQRRGDKQPFFCALALFVLGFIGIGISFYPHMVPPSLTIADAAAPDESLMFALVGTLVLLPLILSYTAYAYWVFRGKIDPEEGYH, encoded by the coding sequence ATGCTGGGACTGGAACTTTCGTTCATCTGGGCCGGGATCATCGCGGGTGCCGTGCTGATCTATGTCATCCTCGACGGTTTCGATTTGGGCGTTGGGCTGCTCTTTCCGATGACCAAGGATGAGAGCGAACGCAATGTGATGATGAACTCCGTTGCCCCCATCTGGGACGGCAATGAGACATGGCTGGTGCTGGGGGGCGGCGGGCTTTTCGCGGTCTTCCCGCTGGCCTATGCGGTGGTGATGCCTGCGCTCTATATGCCGATCATCCTGATGCTGCTCGGGCTAATCTTTCGCGGGGTGGCATTTGAATACCGCTGGCGCACGAAAAGGTGGAAGCCCCTTTGGGACATGGCGTTTTTTGGCGGCTCTCTGGTGGCGTCCTTCTGTCAGGGCATCGCCCTCGGTGCGCTGGTGCAGGGGATTGAGATCGAGGGCCGCGCCTATGCGGGCGGGTGGTGGGATTGGCTCACGCCCTTCTCGATCCTGACCGGGGTGGCGGTCACCACGGGCTATGCTTTGCTGGGCGCGACATGGCTTAACATGAAGCTTGAAGGCCGCATTCAGGCGCATATGCGCCGCCTTGCATGGCCGCTGGCGGTGGCGACACTGGTCTTCATGGGGCTGGTCAGCCTTTGGACGCCCTTCACCGATGCGGTCTATTTCGAGCGGTGGTTCGCTTGGCCCACCGCGCTCTTCAGCGGCATCGTGCCTCTGCTGGTGGCGCTGGCGGCCTTCGGGATGCTGCGCGGGTTGCAACGCCGCGGCGACAAACAGCCGTTCTTCTGCGCGCTGGCTCTCTTTGTGCTGGGCTTCATCGGCATCGGGATCAGTTTTTACCCGCATATGGTCCCGCCGAGTCTCACCATCGCCGATGCCGCCGCACCCGATGAAAGCCTGATGTTCGCGCTGGTCGGCACGCTGGTTCTGCTGCCCTTGATCCTTAGCTATACGGCCTATGCCTATTGGGTGTTCCGCGGCAAAATCGACCCTGAGGAAGGGTATCACTGA
- a CDS encoding DUF2474 family protein: MGHWLKRAGWFVALWLASVALLAVIAYGIRLVIMPG; the protein is encoded by the coding sequence ATGGGCCACTGGCTGAAACGCGCGGGCTGGTTCGTGGCGCTTTGGCTGGCCAGTGTCGCCCTGCTGGCGGTCATCGCCTATGGCATTCGGCTGGTGATCATGCCCGGCTGA
- a CDS encoding NADPH:quinone oxidoreductase family protein produces MRAMQVTAYDEPLTLQELEMPMPGQGEVLIQVDTCGLNFGDLLIIKGTYQEKPPLPFTLGMEMAGTITALGAGVENLKVGQRVAAYTGFDGLAEYAAIPAAVCVPIPEEMSSVDAAAFLIAYGTSHVALDYKARLQPGERLLVLGASGGIGLTAVEMGKLMGAEVIAVARGADKLAVCKEAGADHLINSETDDIRAIVKELGGADVVYDPVGGDQFKAAMRACNPEARLIPLGFASGEVPQIPANILLVKNLTALGFYWGGYAKIKPSVLTDSFAELIKWYVAGKLKPHVSNVMPLEQANEALALLRDRKATGKVVVEVAR; encoded by the coding sequence ATGCGCGCCATGCAAGTCACCGCCTATGACGAACCGCTCACCCTGCAAGAGCTTGAGATGCCGATGCCGGGGCAAGGTGAGGTGCTGATCCAAGTCGATACTTGCGGGCTGAACTTTGGCGATTTGCTGATCATCAAAGGCACCTATCAGGAAAAGCCGCCGCTGCCCTTTACCTTGGGGATGGAAATGGCGGGCACGATCACCGCTCTGGGCGCGGGGGTCGAGAATTTGAAAGTCGGGCAGCGCGTGGCGGCCTATACCGGGTTCGACGGGCTGGCCGAATACGCCGCCATTCCCGCCGCAGTCTGCGTGCCGATCCCTGAAGAAATGAGTTCGGTCGACGCCGCCGCCTTCCTGATCGCCTATGGCACCAGCCATGTGGCGCTGGACTATAAGGCGCGGCTGCAGCCGGGCGAGCGGTTGCTGGTCTTGGGTGCATCGGGCGGCATTGGCCTGACGGCGGTGGAGATGGGCAAACTGATGGGGGCCGAGGTGATCGCCGTGGCGCGGGGTGCGGACAAGCTCGCTGTCTGCAAAGAGGCGGGGGCCGATCATCTGATCAACTCCGAGACCGACGACATCCGCGCGATCGTCAAGGAATTGGGCGGGGCCGATGTGGTCTATGACCCGGTGGGCGGCGACCAGTTCAAAGCCGCCATGCGTGCCTGCAATCCCGAAGCGCGGCTGATCCCGCTGGGCTTTGCTAGCGGTGAGGTGCCGCAGATTCCGGCCAATATCCTGCTGGTCAAGAACCTCACCGCGCTGGGCTTTTACTGGGGTGGCTATGCCAAGATCAAACCTTCGGTGCTGACCGACAGTTTCGCCGAGCTGATCAAATGGTATGTCGCGGGCAAGCTGAAGCCCCATGTCAGCAACGTCATGCCGCTGGAGCAGGCGAATGAGGCGCTGGCCCTGCTGCGCGACCGCAAGGCGACGGGCAAGGTGGTGGTGGAAGTGGCGCGCTAA
- a CDS encoding DMT family transporter, translated as MTTTPHNRAGLAIGLILLGVAAISVNDMLIKRLSGGYPLHQIVFTRSAIGIILGLVLVKLEGGFHLLKTRQPGLHLLRGLLIVISNMSFFLALSVLPLAEATALFFAAPLFITLLSIPLLGEKVGPLRLGAVIVGFVGVVIMMRPWASTATLDVSRWVLLLPVLAALTYALNQLMTRKLGVNSKASALMVYIQAAFVAVSLGFFLIAGDGRFVDEGSSASLQFLLRAWIWPAQEDYLTFLGIGLNIALIGYCLSQAYRLGDAATVAPFEYIGLPLAVFWGFVIFGDLPVWEVWVGIALILASGLFVYLRERQKALRVTRLQGGRRA; from the coding sequence ATGACAACTACTCCCCATAACCGCGCCGGTCTGGCGATCGGTCTGATCCTTCTCGGCGTGGCCGCGATTTCGGTCAATGACATGCTCATCAAACGTCTGTCGGGCGGCTATCCGCTGCATCAGATCGTTTTTACGCGCTCGGCCATCGGGATCATTCTGGGGCTGGTACTGGTCAAACTTGAGGGCGGGTTTCATCTGCTCAAGACGCGCCAGCCGGGGCTGCATCTGCTGCGCGGGCTGCTGATCGTGATCTCGAACATGTCCTTCTTTCTAGCGCTGTCGGTCCTGCCCTTGGCCGAAGCGACGGCGCTGTTCTTTGCCGCACCCCTGTTCATCACCCTGCTGTCGATCCCGCTTCTGGGCGAAAAGGTCGGCCCGCTGCGTCTTGGCGCCGTAATCGTGGGGTTTGTTGGCGTGGTCATCATGATGCGGCCATGGGCTTCGACGGCGACGCTCGACGTCTCCCGCTGGGTCTTGCTGCTGCCGGTACTGGCGGCGCTGACCTATGCGCTGAACCAATTGATGACCCGTAAGCTGGGCGTGAACTCTAAAGCATCGGCCTTGATGGTCTATATTCAGGCCGCCTTCGTTGCCGTGTCCCTTGGGTTCTTCCTGATCGCTGGTGACGGGCGGTTCGTGGATGAGGGCAGCAGTGCTTCGCTCCAGTTCCTGCTGCGGGCGTGGATTTGGCCGGCGCAGGAGGATTACCTCACCTTCCTCGGCATCGGCCTCAACATCGCGCTGATCGGCTATTGCCTGAGCCAAGCCTACCGGCTGGGCGATGCGGCCACGGTGGCCCCATTCGAATACATCGGCCTGCCGCTGGCGGTGTTCTGGGGTTTCGTAATCTTCGGCGATCTCCCGGTCTGGGAGGTCTGGGTCGGGATCGCGCTGATCCTTGCCTCGGGCCTGTTCGTCTATCTGCGCGAGCGCCAAAAGGCGCTGCGCGTGACCCGTTTGCAGGGCGGACGGCGCGCTTAG
- a CDS encoding CoxG family protein, with the protein MQMSDTRQIAATPAEVYAALLDPEMLQTCVPGAQDVTGSVEEGYDATVVQKVGPVKATFKGHVKLSDLVPNEALTITGEGKGGAAGFAKGGAEVRLAEKDGGTELSYDVEAKVGGKLAQLGSRIIDGFAKKMADQFFDSLQSSLEGPAEETGESAEADEDAPAKKGWFGRAKT; encoded by the coding sequence ATGCAGATGTCCGACACCCGTCAGATCGCCGCCACCCCAGCTGAGGTCTATGCCGCGCTGCTGGACCCTGAGATGCTGCAAACCTGTGTGCCCGGCGCGCAGGATGTAACCGGCTCGGTTGAAGAGGGTTATGACGCCACCGTCGTGCAAAAGGTCGGCCCGGTGAAGGCGACCTTTAAGGGCCATGTGAAACTCTCTGATCTCGTGCCGAACGAAGCGCTGACCATCACGGGCGAGGGCAAGGGCGGTGCAGCCGGTTTCGCCAAAGGCGGTGCGGAAGTGCGGCTTGCCGAAAAGGACGGCGGCACCGAGCTGAGCTATGATGTCGAGGCCAAAGTCGGCGGCAAGCTGGCGCAGCTTGGCAGTCGGATCATCGACGGTTTCGCAAAAAAGATGGCAGATCAGTTCTTTGATAGCCTGCAATCCTCGCTCGAAGGTCCGGCAGAAGAGACGGGCGAAAGCGCGGAAGCTGATGAAGACGCCCCCGCCAAAAAGGGCTGGTTCGGCCGCGCCAAGACTTGA
- a CDS encoding ABC transporter ATP-binding protein: MPTIVDIQNLRKSYAGGFEALKGVNLEIEQGEILALLGSNGAGKTTLISTICGITTATSGKVTVGGHDIKDDFRAARSMIGLVPQEINLEPFERVLNTVRFSRGLFGRPADEAVLEKILRQLSLWDKKDSQIRELSGGMKRRVLIAKALSHDPKVLFLDEPTAGVDVELRKDMWEIVAGLKASGVTIILTTHYIEEAEAIADRIGVIAKGELLLVEEKDALMARMGKKQLEVQLTEPITEVPLALRSPDVELSTDGQSLIYTYDTNAERTGITKLLSKVAESGLVLQDVATRQSSLEDIFVDLLKEDAA, translated from the coding sequence ATGCCGACAATCGTGGATATTCAGAACCTGCGTAAATCCTACGCGGGCGGTTTCGAGGCGCTTAAAGGGGTCAATCTGGAGATTGAGCAGGGCGAAATCCTTGCTCTTCTCGGCTCCAACGGGGCGGGCAAGACGACGCTGATCTCGACCATCTGTGGCATCACCACCGCGACCAGCGGCAAGGTAACCGTGGGCGGCCATGACATTAAGGACGATTTTCGCGCGGCACGTTCGATGATCGGACTGGTCCCGCAGGAGATCAATCTCGAACCTTTCGAGCGGGTGCTCAACACCGTGCGCTTCTCGCGCGGGCTGTTTGGCCGGCCGGCGGATGAGGCGGTGCTGGAGAAAATCCTGCGTCAACTTTCGCTCTGGGATAAGAAAGACAGCCAGATCCGTGAGCTTTCGGGCGGAATGAAGCGCCGGGTGCTGATCGCCAAGGCGTTGTCGCATGACCCAAAGGTGCTGTTTCTGGACGAGCCCACCGCGGGCGTTGATGTGGAGCTGCGCAAGGACATGTGGGAGATCGTCGCGGGGCTGAAAGCCTCTGGCGTGACGATCATCCTGACCACCCATTATATCGAAGAGGCAGAGGCCATCGCGGACCGGATCGGCGTCATCGCCAAGGGTGAACTGCTGCTGGTCGAAGAGAAAGACGCTCTAATGGCGCGGATGGGCAAAAAGCAACTTGAAGTGCAGCTCACCGAGCCGATCACCGAAGTCCCACTGGCGCTGCGATCGCCGGATGTGGAGTTGTCCACCGACGGGCAGTCCCTGATCTACACCTATGACACCAACGCCGAGCGGACCGGCATCACTAAGCTACTCTCGAAAGTCGCCGAAAGCGGTCTGGTGTTGCAGGACGTGGCGACACGGCAAAGCAGTCTGGAAGATATCTTCGTCGATCTGCTCAAGGAGGATGCGGCATGA
- a CDS encoding ABC transporter permease, producing MNWTAIKAIYAFEMARFFRTITQSIISPVLSTSLYFVVFGAAIGSRIEEVEGVSYGAFIVPGLIMLSVITQSISNASFGIYFPKFIGTVYELLSAPINFFEIVIGYVGAAATKALFIGTIILITAFFFVDITIQHPIAMFAFLILTCISFALMGFIIGIWAGNFEQLQLVPLLIVTPLVFLGGSFYSISMLPPVWQVISHFNPVVYLISGFRWAFFGSADVPILTSLAAIALFTALCLVVIWWIFRTGWRLRA from the coding sequence ATGAACTGGACCGCGATCAAAGCCATCTACGCCTTTGAAATGGCGCGTTTCTTTCGCACCATCACGCAGAGCATCATCTCCCCGGTGCTATCAACCTCGCTCTACTTCGTTGTTTTCGGCGCAGCCATCGGCAGCCGGATCGAAGAGGTCGAGGGCGTGAGCTATGGCGCCTTTATCGTGCCGGGGCTGATCATGCTGAGCGTCATCACGCAGTCGATCTCAAACGCCTCTTTCGGCATCTATTTCCCGAAATTTATCGGCACGGTTTATGAGCTCCTTTCGGCCCCAATCAACTTTTTCGAGATCGTCATCGGCTATGTCGGGGCGGCTGCGACCAAAGCGCTGTTTATCGGCACGATCATCCTGATCACGGCGTTTTTCTTTGTCGACATCACAATCCAGCATCCCATCGCCATGTTCGCTTTCCTGATCCTGACCTGCATCAGTTTCGCGCTGATGGGCTTCATCATCGGAATCTGGGCGGGGAATTTTGAGCAGTTGCAACTGGTGCCGCTCTTGATCGTCACGCCGTTGGTCTTCCTCGGCGGGTCCTTCTACTCGATCTCGATGCTGCCGCCGGTCTGGCAGGTGATCTCGCATTTCAATCCGGTGGTCTATCTGATCTCAGGCTTTCGTTGGGCATTTTTCGGTTCTGCCGATGTGCCAATCCTCACCAGCCTTGCCGCAATCGCGCTGTTTACGGCGCTTTGCCTTGTTGTGATCTGGTGGATTTTCCGCACCGGCTGGCGTCTGCGGGCCTGA
- a CDS encoding S49 family peptidase, whose translation MRIRLPFLKSPPSVSVIRLSGMIGSQGRAVLNDATMGPVIEKAFAKGKPAAVALEINSPGGSPVQSSLIGARIRRLAEEKNIPVIAFVEDVAASGGYWLAAAADEIYADPSSILGSIGVISASFGVHEFIREHGVERRVYTAGQSKSMLDPFRPENPEDVARLKVLLEDIHENFIDHVKTRRAGKLPEGQDLFTGEIWLAKRAAELGLIDGIGHLKPLLKERFGEKVKLRRYGAKRGLLSRFGVQMVQDAVQGIEERAAYARFGL comes from the coding sequence ATGAGAATTCGGCTGCCCTTCCTTAAATCCCCGCCCAGCGTTTCCGTGATCCGGCTTTCCGGCATGATCGGATCGCAGGGCCGCGCGGTGTTGAACGATGCCACCATGGGTCCGGTCATCGAAAAGGCTTTTGCCAAGGGCAAGCCTGCCGCTGTCGCGTTGGAGATTAACTCTCCCGGTGGCAGTCCGGTGCAATCATCGCTGATCGGCGCACGCATTCGGCGGTTGGCGGAGGAAAAGAACATCCCCGTCATCGCTTTTGTCGAAGATGTCGCCGCCTCGGGCGGTTACTGGCTGGCGGCTGCGGCGGATGAGATTTACGCGGACCCAAGCTCGATCTTGGGCTCAATCGGGGTGATCTCGGCCTCTTTCGGGGTGCATGAGTTCATCCGGGAACATGGAGTTGAGCGGCGCGTCTATACGGCAGGGCAGAGCAAATCCATGCTCGACCCGTTCCGCCCTGAAAACCCCGAGGATGTTGCCCGGCTGAAGGTGCTGTTGGAAGACATCCACGAGAATTTTATCGACCATGTAAAGACACGCCGTGCGGGCAAACTGCCCGAGGGGCAAGACCTCTTCACCGGGGAAATTTGGCTGGCGAAACGCGCCGCCGAACTGGGGTTGATCGACGGCATCGGCCATCTGAAACCCCTGCTGAAAGAGCGCTTTGGCGAGAAGGTCAAACTGCGCCGCTACGGAGCGAAACGCGGGCTTCTGTCACGCTTTGGCGTACAGATGGTACAAGACGCGGTGCAGGGCATAGAGGAACGCGCAGCCTATGCGCGGTTTGGTCTCTAG